The following nucleotide sequence is from Gordonia jinghuaiqii.
ACACCGTTGCGAGACACCGGTCGATTATCGCCCGCGTCACCCGCGGGCGAGCGCCGAGGACTCCCGTGCAGCGCGACCCAGCGAGGCGCCGTAGCCGGGGCCGTGCCCCGCGGCGTGTACGGCGAGCGGGTGCAGCTGGTGCACGGCGACCCTGTCCTGCCATCCGGCCACCAGCGGATGCTCGTCGGCGTATGCGCCGAGGATCTCGTCGAGCAGTGGGCAACCGAACAGCGCGAGCATGGCGAGATCTGTTTCGCGGTGCCCGCCGTGCGCGGCGGGGTCGATCATCACGACCCCGCGCGAGGTCCACATCACGTTGCCGTTCCACAGGTCCCCGTGAATGCGTGACGGGGGTTCGCCGTCGTCGAAGACGCCGTCGGCGATCAGCTCACAGGCCTCGCGTACCGCGTCCTCGTCCGCCGCGGTGAGGTTTCCCGCGTCGCGCGCGGGCCGCAGGTAGGGTTCGACGCGTTCGCGTGCGTAGAACCGGCCCCATGAGTCGTATTCGACGGAGCTGAGTTCCCGGCGCCCGATGAACAACTGCCCAGCAAACGGTCGGCCATCGGAATCGTACGGCGGAGAACCGAAGTGGGGCA
It contains:
- a CDS encoding fructosamine kinase family protein, encoding MTPVFRKTLRGSGPAGGHPDFFAAEAAGLRWLADAGAPVVRVISVGEEAIELEQLDSARPTREAARTFGVALARMHDAAVPHFGSPPYDSDGRPFAGQLFIGRRELSSVEYDSWGRFYARERVEPYLRPARDAGNLTAADEDAVREACELIADGVFDDGEPPSRIHGDLWNGNVMWTSRGVVMIDPAAHGGHRETDLAMLALFGCPLLDEILGAYADEHPLVAGWQDRVAVHQLHPLAVHAAGHGPGYGASLGRAARESSALARG